Genomic window (bacterium):
TCTTCAGGGTTTTCATCACACCACCACTGTGGAGGTCGCGATACACCCAGCCGTAAGAGCAAATAGGCATTTGGACTGTGCTTGATAGTCTCTTCGACTTTCTTGTCGGTTTCGCTGAAGTCTATCTTGTCATCACGCTGTATCCAGTACCTCGGCACGGGGAACGATACGATGACAACACCATTTTTAGCGGCAGATTCGATCTCGGAATACTGGAGGTCCCTGAGGTTGTCGGATGTATCATAATTGACATAAAACATGGCTGGGGCGGTCGGCTTGCCGTTGATATACAGCTTCGGACCCGCACTTGTCTGCTTTACTTGGGCAGTCAGACCGGCCACAGCCGAACTCACAATAACGAGAGATAACACGACCGCGAAGAATATACTGCCGACAAACTTCATCTGACCCTCCTGTGTATGGAGCTCCACTTGCTGCGTGAAAGGTATTTTTTAGTCCAGGGACATGCGTTTATGCACATTCCACATATAGAGTGAGTTATGCCTTGTGCATCAGACAACGACTTTGCTGCTTTATAACAGGCGAACGCATCATAGATGTCGCTGCGGGCTGCGCCTGCGCTCCAGTTCTTTCCGGTAAGGGCTCGACCGGGACATACGTCCACGCATGCCCTGCATGAGCCACAGCGGGATTCATCGATTGGGTTTCCTGCAGGTAGATCAGCATCTGTCAGAACAGTTTTAAGCCTTACGGCAGAACCGAATTCCTTAGTTACAAGCAGTGCGCATTTACCGATCCAGCCTATACCTGCACGGGTTGCTACGGTTTTATTTGGAAGTGCAGCGCTTAGTGTCGATTTATCAAAGCGAGCATTTTCTGAGGTTATAACAATGGATTTGCTGTCATATGAGCGTAATATTTGCGCACACAAACTGCCGAGCTTGTCCAAGAATGCATTTGTTTTATCGTATTCGGCTCCATACTCTCTGGTGGGACCATTTTGTATGCGGGTGACTATACCCGGATCAAGCGCAACCCCGATGCATATACCTACGGGCAGACTGTACCGAGCGTCGGGCTCCAGAACACTGATATCGGCAAAGCCAACAACGCTTGCTCCTGCGCTTGTCAACTTCTCTCTGATCAGATCAGCCAATACTGTGTTTGACAATTCTAGACCCTCGAGTCTTCCTTAATGAACTCTATAAGCTCATCTACATTGCAGAATGCCAGTCCGGTCACTGTATCAGCCGCGCCGTAGTAGACTGCAATGCGGCCTGTAGCGGGATCGGTCAGAGCAGCGCATGGAAAGACTACATTGGGCACGTCGCCCACACATTCATATAGCTCTCTGGGAGCCATAATAAACCGTGCCCCTTTATAGATGACTTTCCAGGGTTCATCCAGATCAAGCAGTGCAGCGCCCGCCTGATAGACCATACCATTACAAGACGTGAGCACACCATGGAATATGAGCAGCCAGCCTTCGTTAGTCTCGATGGGTATCGGTCCTGCGCCTATCTTTGTGCTCTGCCACTGCACATTCGGACGCATTACATGACGGTGCCGACCCCAATAGGTCATATCAGGGGTTTCGGAGTAAAATATGTCCCCGAATGGAGTATGCCCGGTATCACTCGGGCGGCTGAGGATCGCGAAATTGCCATTGATCTTGCGCGGGAATAGCACTCCGTTGCGGTTATATGGAATAAACGCATTTTCAAGCTGAGTAAATGTCTTGAAGTCATGCGTATAGGCAACACCTATAGTGGGACCATGATACTGGTTGCACCAGGTCACATAGAACCTGTCATCTATCCAGACGACCCGCGGGTCATAGCCGCCGTGCCACTGGGCAATCTCGGGATCATCACATTGGAAGTGAATCCTTTCCGGCT
Coding sequences:
- a CDS encoding 4Fe-4S binding protein; this encodes MSNTVLADLIREKLTSAGASVVGFADISVLEPDARYSLPVGICIGVALDPGIVTRIQNGPTREYGAEYDKTNAFLDKLGSLCAQILRSYDSKSIVITSENARFDKSTLSAALPNKTVATRAGIGWIGKCALLVTKEFGSAVRLKTVLTDADLPAGNPIDESRCGSCRACVDVCPGRALTGKNWSAGAARSDIYDAFACYKAAKSLSDAQGITHSICGMCINACPWTKKYLSRSKWSSIHRRVR
- a CDS encoding glycoside hydrolase family 130 protein, with the protein product MSNSTIIGTPLPNIPWQDKPKGCRDVVWRYSNNPVIRRDAIPGSNSIFNSAVVPFSGKFVGVFRCDDTHRESQLHVGWSADGINWDLEPERIHFQCDDPEIAQWHGGYDPRVVWIDDRFYVTWCNQYHGPTIGVAYTHDFKTFTQLENAFIPYNRNGVLFPRKINGNFAILSRPSDTGHTPFGDIFYSETPDMTYWGRHRHVMRPNVQWQSTKIGAGPIPIETNEGWLLIFHGVLTSCNGMVYQAGAALLDLDEPWKVIYKGARFIMAPRELYECVGDVPNVVFPCAALTDPATGRIAVYYGAADTVTGLAFCNVDELIEFIKEDSRV